A window of Halomonas sp. GFAJ-1 contains these coding sequences:
- a CDS encoding transcriptional regulator, translating to MSASPSAASRLLEHNGHAIEAGTNLLKALANEKRLQILCLLAETELSVTQINQQLALSQSALSQHLAILRRDQLVNTRRESQTIYYSLKSDSAKAIIDTLAHHYAA from the coding sequence ATGTCTGCTTCCCCAAGCGCCGCCTCACGCCTCTTAGAGCATAACGGCCATGCCATTGAGGCAGGTACTAATTTGCTTAAAGCCCTTGCCAATGAAAAGCGTCTGCAAATCCTTTGCTTATTAGCGGAAACAGAGCTGTCGGTAACCCAAATTAATCAGCAACTTGCTCTTAGCCAGTCGGCACTCTCACAACACCTTGCAATCTTGCGGCGCGACCAGTTGGTTAACACCCGCAGGGAGTCCCAAACCATTTATTATTCACTTAAAAGTGATAGCGCCAAGGCCATTATTGACACCTTGGCGCACCACTACGCAGCGTAA
- a CDS encoding protease SohB, which produces MSEWVVEIGTFLVQAVIVIALIGFVLVLIMRSKESDDGSLKLNVESLNDQRRSRGRRLRVTTTEHGARKKLIKAFRQEEKARHKAAKSGKSGKSGKSEQQHSPKVWVLDFHGDLKASQTEQFAQEVSAIIEVATAEDEVIVRLESAGGLVHGYGLAAAQLDRLRVAGLMTTVCIDKVAASGGYMMACTASHIKAAPFAVIGSIGVVAQVPNIHRLLKRHDIDVELLTAGKYKRTLTVLGENTQEGREKFIDDLENTHQLFKNFVSQHRPAMDIDKLATGEIWYGSEALEQQLVDSVGTSEAYLVERMAEAEVYHVKLEPPKTISRKIGLAVSAGVEQAAVKALGLIDSAGWQRR; this is translated from the coding sequence ATGAGTGAGTGGGTAGTAGAGATAGGCACCTTCCTGGTTCAGGCGGTCATTGTGATAGCGCTAATTGGGTTCGTTCTGGTGCTGATCATGCGCAGCAAGGAATCTGACGATGGCAGCCTTAAGCTGAACGTTGAGTCGTTAAATGATCAGCGTCGCTCCCGTGGGCGCCGATTACGTGTGACCACCACAGAGCATGGGGCGCGTAAAAAGCTCATCAAAGCGTTTCGCCAAGAGGAGAAAGCGCGACATAAAGCGGCAAAAAGCGGTAAAAGCGGTAAAAGCGGTAAAAGCGAGCAACAGCATTCACCGAAAGTGTGGGTTCTGGATTTTCATGGGGACTTGAAAGCGTCGCAAACTGAGCAGTTCGCTCAAGAAGTTTCAGCGATTATCGAGGTCGCAACGGCAGAAGATGAAGTGATTGTGCGCCTTGAGTCCGCAGGTGGTTTGGTTCACGGTTATGGGCTTGCAGCGGCTCAGTTAGACAGGCTACGCGTGGCGGGTCTAATGACTACTGTGTGTATCGATAAAGTGGCTGCTAGTGGTGGCTACATGATGGCCTGTACCGCTAGTCACATTAAAGCAGCCCCCTTTGCAGTCATTGGCTCTATTGGCGTTGTTGCGCAGGTGCCCAATATTCACCGGCTGCTTAAGCGCCACGATATTGATGTGGAACTGCTGACCGCTGGTAAATATAAGCGCACCTTGACCGTCCTGGGAGAAAATACCCAAGAGGGGCGCGAGAAGTTTATTGATGATCTGGAAAACACTCACCAACTGTTTAAAAACTTCGTCTCCCAGCATCGTCCTGCTATGGATATCGACAAGCTGGCGACGGGTGAAATCTGGTACGGGAGCGAGGCCCTTGAGCAGCAGCTAGTGGATAGCGTTGGGACTAGCGAGGCGTACCTAGTTGAGCGTATGGCCGAAGCAGAGGTTTATCACGTTAAGCTTGAACCACCCAAAACTATTAGTCGTAAAATCGGCTTAGCGGTTTCAGCCGGGGTAGAGCAAGCCGCCGTCAAAGCGCTAGGGCTAATTGACTCGGCGGGGTGGCAGCGTCGTTAG
- a CDS encoding SCP-2 family sterol carrier protein produces MSSNTLEKLQARFNPEAAKGMDEVFQFHFTDAGSHYLNIQDGTLDAQEGEHDDPSVSLTMSTETLKGIMSGDINGMTAFMTGKLKATGNVMLATKLTTLFPSK; encoded by the coding sequence ATGTCATCAAATACCCTTGAAAAGTTGCAAGCCCGCTTCAACCCAGAAGCTGCTAAAGGCATGGACGAAGTGTTTCAGTTTCATTTCACTGATGCGGGAAGCCACTATTTGAATATTCAAGACGGCACCTTAGATGCCCAAGAAGGTGAGCACGACGACCCTTCTGTCAGCCTAACCATGAGCACTGAAACCCTAAAAGGCATCATGAGTGGCGATATAAACGGCATGACGGCTTTCATGACCGGCAAGCTGAAAGCGACCGGTAATGTCATGCTCGCCACTAAACTCACAACGCTGTTCCCCAGCAAGTAA
- a CDS encoding NADH pyrophosphatase: MLKREIPHHAREGRVIRVSRSRIAPALLDGELTPLQPLQPWSEQMQPLCYWHDEPVALLVERTPGEDWIDGRQWLGQLAASWFSLLSTALQVGAWLENHRFCGRCGEKAAKLEAEFAMHCHACGHRNYPRISPCIITLVTSGEAMLLARSPRFPPGRYSTLAGFIEPGESAEEAVHREIFEEVGVHVDKLRYHQSQAWPFPHSLMFGFFAEATTRRIRIDGVEISDAAWFSPRQLPALPPPYSISRELVETHLARWR, encoded by the coding sequence ATGCTTAAACGTGAAATACCCCACCATGCCCGTGAAGGCCGCGTGATTCGTGTATCCCGCAGCCGTATTGCCCCGGCACTGCTCGACGGTGAGCTAACCCCGCTTCAGCCCCTCCAGCCTTGGAGTGAGCAGATGCAGCCGCTGTGCTATTGGCACGATGAGCCTGTTGCGCTGCTGGTTGAGCGCACGCCGGGCGAAGACTGGATTGATGGCCGGCAATGGCTAGGGCAGTTGGCAGCTTCATGGTTCAGCTTGCTTTCTACTGCGTTACAGGTGGGTGCTTGGCTTGAAAACCATCGGTTTTGCGGGCGCTGTGGCGAGAAGGCCGCCAAACTTGAAGCCGAGTTTGCTATGCATTGTCACGCCTGTGGGCACCGCAATTATCCGCGTATTTCACCGTGTATTATTACCCTAGTGACCAGCGGCGAAGCGATGTTGTTGGCGCGTAGCCCGCGCTTTCCTCCTGGCCGCTATTCAACGCTTGCGGGATTTATTGAGCCTGGCGAGTCTGCTGAAGAGGCTGTGCATCGAGAGATATTCGAAGAGGTTGGTGTCCACGTAGATAAGCTCCGTTACCACCAGAGCCAGGCGTGGCCGTTTCCGCATTCGTTGATGTTTGGCTTTTTTGCTGAAGCGACCACGCGGCGTATTCGCATTGATGGCGTGGAAATTAGCGATGCCGCGTGGTTCTCGCCGCGTCAGCTACCTGCGCTGCCGCCGCCTTACTCTATTTCCCGTGAGCTCGTTGAAACTCACTTGGCCCGTTGGCGTTAA
- a CDS encoding DNA polymerase III subunit epsilon, with protein sequence MRQVILDTETTGIDPKDGHRLVEIGAVEMINRRFTGRTYHQYINPERHIDAEVVAVHGIDDAKVANEPVFAEIAEAFWAFIDGAELVIHNAPFDVGFIDHELTMLSQRHKAPVLGPVREHCRILDTLVMAREKHPGQRNNLDALCKRYDIDNGHRVLHGALLDAEILAEVYLAMTGGQTALILDADTSSNKQQQQQATEGLAVKRLSLTPGQLRVIRPSADEQAAHQAKCETHHLRWFEETQADA encoded by the coding sequence ATGCGCCAAGTAATCTTAGATACTGAAACTACGGGCATTGATCCAAAAGATGGCCATCGTTTGGTAGAAATTGGTGCTGTTGAAATGATCAACCGGCGCTTTACTGGCCGCACTTACCATCAATACATCAATCCCGAACGGCATATTGACGCTGAAGTTGTCGCTGTTCACGGCATTGATGACGCCAAAGTTGCTAATGAGCCAGTATTTGCAGAAATCGCCGAGGCTTTCTGGGCATTTATCGATGGGGCCGAGCTGGTTATTCATAACGCGCCCTTCGATGTTGGGTTTATCGACCATGAATTGACGATGCTCAGTCAGCGTCATAAAGCGCCAGTGCTGGGCCCTGTTCGGGAACATTGCCGTATTTTGGATACGCTGGTGATGGCGCGCGAGAAGCATCCGGGCCAGCGCAATAATCTGGATGCGCTGTGTAAGCGCTACGATATCGACAACGGCCACCGGGTGCTCCACGGTGCACTGTTAGATGCCGAAATTCTCGCCGAAGTGTATTTGGCCATGACCGGCGGCCAAACAGCGCTCATCCTGGATGCTGATACCTCATCAAATAAACAGCAACAGCAGCAGGCAACTGAAGGTCTAGCGGTTAAGCGGCTTTCACTTACCCCTGGTCAGCTACGGGTGATTCGCCCGAGTGCTGACGAGCAGGCAGCCCACCAGGCTAAGTGTGAAACTCATCACCTGCGCTGGTTTGAGGAAACCCAAGCCGATGCTTAA
- a CDS encoding ribonuclease HI: MSKQVAEGLPQVTVYTDGACRGNPGPGGWGVVLSSGQHEKTLKGYEAETTNNRMELMAAIMALRTLNKSCEVALWTDSQYVRQGITQWIYNWIKRGWKTAAKQPVKNAELWKTLHEETQRHKVEWHWVKGHSGHPGNERADALANEAIDEHQRRAACAK, encoded by the coding sequence GTGAGTAAGCAAGTAGCCGAGGGGCTGCCTCAGGTGACGGTTTATACCGACGGGGCGTGCCGAGGAAATCCAGGCCCAGGTGGTTGGGGAGTGGTGCTCTCTAGTGGTCAGCACGAGAAGACGCTTAAAGGCTACGAAGCCGAGACGACAAATAATCGTATGGAGTTAATGGCCGCTATTATGGCGCTGCGTACCCTCAACAAATCCTGTGAAGTGGCGCTTTGGACGGATTCTCAATACGTGCGTCAGGGCATTACTCAGTGGATATATAACTGGATTAAGCGAGGCTGGAAAACCGCCGCCAAGCAACCGGTAAAAAACGCTGAACTTTGGAAAACCCTTCACGAAGAAACTCAGCGGCACAAGGTGGAGTGGCACTGGGTGAAAGGGCATAGCGGTCATCCCGGTAACGAACGTGCAGATGCCTTGGCCAACGAAGCAATTGATGAGCACCAAAGGAGAGCTGCATGCGCCAAGTAA
- a CDS encoding methyltransferase type 11, whose translation MSNSSMAPMLAKRMAQSQAYWQTEAGRSLWDVQRACLGPVVEGRKGGHSLEMSMGPALMTMSAIPHMMRWAPTRALAESPSTLVCPPGQLALPDRCLDTVVVHHWLEHLPDAHYTLQEAARVTADNGVLVLFGFNPVSLSGVAQRWRKKQPQFPWNGQWRTANRLRDWLAFVDFEVERVDYCCFRGLVNAKCGEHWEAWGRRHNLPLGESYMIQAQRRQRHAPIERVKFGLSAPVSSSTLGATRTGASARYQSSDQRRQNKDRERE comes from the coding sequence ATGTCAAATTCGTCAATGGCACCGATGCTCGCTAAGCGGATGGCTCAAAGTCAGGCGTACTGGCAAACCGAAGCTGGCCGTTCACTATGGGATGTGCAGCGCGCTTGCTTAGGCCCGGTTGTTGAAGGGCGCAAGGGGGGGCATAGCTTAGAGATGAGTATGGGGCCGGCATTAATGACCATGTCAGCGATTCCCCACATGATGCGATGGGCGCCTACCCGCGCCCTGGCAGAGTCGCCCTCTACGCTGGTGTGCCCGCCAGGCCAACTGGCGCTGCCGGACCGCTGTTTAGATACCGTGGTGGTACATCATTGGCTGGAGCATCTACCTGATGCTCACTACACCCTTCAAGAGGCAGCGAGAGTGACGGCTGATAACGGTGTATTAGTACTGTTTGGCTTTAACCCTGTTAGCCTCAGCGGGGTCGCTCAGCGCTGGCGTAAAAAGCAGCCTCAGTTTCCGTGGAATGGGCAGTGGCGCACCGCAAATCGGCTGCGAGACTGGCTGGCGTTTGTCGACTTTGAGGTGGAGCGCGTAGACTATTGCTGCTTTCGAGGCCTAGTGAACGCCAAGTGCGGCGAACATTGGGAGGCTTGGGGGCGAAGACATAATCTTCCCCTTGGTGAAAGCTACATGATCCAAGCGCAGCGGCGCCAGCGCCATGCGCCTATCGAGCGAGTTAAGTTTGGCCTAAGCGCCCCCGTTTCATCCTCCACGTTAGGTGCGACACGAACCGGCGCTTCGGCGCGCTATCAGTCATCAGATCAACGTCGTCAAAATAAGGATAGAGAGCGTGAGTAA